From one Candidatus Aminicenantes bacterium genomic stretch:
- the gcvT gene encoding glycine cleavage system aminomethyltransferase GcvT, protein MKKTRINHAHYQLNGKMVDFAGWDLPVQYSGVKEEHLAVRHTGGIFDVSHMGEIFLRGPQALDAVQYISSNNAARLEPGRIQYSGLLTEKGCFVDDMLVHKLSDSEYLLVVNAANLEKDAAWIREKTETFNVEIHNESEEYSQIAIQGPKARVLLSQFTEADLQKIRYYSFVFTEIQGVAALISRTGYTGEDGFEVYFKSDEAFATSLFLDFVRQGESLGIVPAGLGARDTLRLEAGMALYGNDIDDSHTVLEAGLGWILKFKKKDFIGRDVLLRQKEEGIQRRLAGFEVFGRGIARHGYPVLWQGKEFSQVTSGTMAPFLNKAIGMTYLPPEATEPGTRFHIMIHNRDVEARVTKMPFYQRES, encoded by the coding sequence ATGAAGAAAACCCGAATCAACCATGCCCATTACCAGTTAAACGGGAAGATGGTGGATTTTGCCGGCTGGGACCTTCCGGTTCAGTACTCCGGTGTCAAAGAGGAACACCTCGCTGTTCGTCATACCGGAGGAATCTTTGACGTCAGCCATATGGGTGAAATCTTTTTGCGCGGCCCGCAGGCCCTGGATGCCGTGCAATACATATCTTCCAACAACGCCGCCCGGCTCGAACCCGGCCGTATTCAATATTCCGGCCTTCTCACCGAAAAAGGCTGTTTTGTGGATGACATGCTGGTTCACAAATTGTCCGATTCCGAATATTTGCTGGTGGTGAACGCGGCCAACCTGGAGAAAGATGCGGCATGGATCCGCGAAAAAACAGAGACTTTTAATGTGGAAATCCATAATGAGAGTGAAGAGTACTCCCAGATTGCCATCCAGGGACCCAAAGCCCGGGTGCTGCTGTCGCAATTTACAGAAGCCGACCTCCAAAAGATCAGGTACTACTCTTTTGTTTTTACTGAAATTCAGGGCGTTGCCGCGCTGATATCGCGTACGGGTTACACCGGCGAAGATGGATTTGAAGTGTACTTTAAATCCGATGAAGCGTTCGCAACCTCCCTTTTCCTGGACTTCGTCCGCCAGGGGGAATCCCTGGGAATTGTCCCCGCCGGCCTTGGAGCCCGCGACACCCTGAGGCTGGAAGCCGGTATGGCGCTCTACGGAAACGACATCGATGACAGCCATACCGTGCTGGAAGCGGGACTGGGCTGGATCTTGAAATTCAAGAAAAAAGATTTCATCGGCCGCGATGTGCTCTTGCGCCAGAAAGAAGAAGGCATCCAGCGCCGCCTGGCCGGATTTGAGGTTTTTGGACGGGGCATCGCCCGCCATGGTTACCCCGTATTGTGGCAGGGAAAAGAGTTTTCACAGGTAACCAGCGGTACCATGGCCCCTTTTCTGAATAAAGCCATCGGCATGACATATCTGCCGCCCGAGGCCACCGAACCCGGAACACGGTTTCATATCATGATCCACAACCGCGACGTGGAGGCCCGGGTCACAAAGATGCCTTTTTACCAGCGGGAGAGTTGA
- the gcvH gene encoding glycine cleavage system protein GcvH, producing the protein MSADALKFTKDHEWVRLEGDIAVMGISEHAQHELGDVVYVELPAVGDSIKRGDALANVESVKAVSDVYAPVSGEIVAVNENLEDHPEQINKDAEGGGWIAKIKISDAAELDELMPAEDYRKMIS; encoded by the coding sequence ATGAGTGCTGACGCCTTGAAATTCACCAAGGATCACGAATGGGTCCGATTGGAAGGTGACATCGCGGTAATGGGCATCTCTGAGCATGCCCAACACGAATTGGGCGATGTGGTTTATGTGGAACTCCCGGCCGTGGGCGATTCCATCAAGCGCGGAGATGCCTTGGCCAATGTGGAGTCGGTCAAAGCCGTTAGCGACGTCTACGCTCCGGTAAGCGGTGAAATCGTCGCGGTTAACGAAAACCTGGAAGACCACCCCGAACAGATCAACAAGGATGCCGAAGGCGGCGGCTGGATCGCCAAGATCAAGATTTCCGATGCAGCGGAACTGGACGAGTTGATGCCGGCGGAAGATTACCGGAAAATGATTTCCTGA
- a CDS encoding aminomethyl-transferring glycine dehydrogenase subunit GcvPA produces MRFLPLTDADRESMHNCLGIKDSAQLFADIPDKFRFPPLNEIPEALSENRLLERFRELAAANRHDEYLPFLGAGAYRHFIPEVVSLLSAKGEFLTPYTPYQPEVSQGSLQAIFEYQTMITQLTGMDLSNASLYDGGTAAAEALLLMQRKSRRPRILVAESLHPEYREIIQSYIQNLGIQTETVPMDPATARVDLEKLKALLNPETGGLIFQSPNFFGVIEESAAIAELTHSVDAYAAQIVTEAMSLAFLKPPGELGVDLVAGEAQSFGLPLGFGGPYLGFMATKTEFLRQLPGRIVGETKDLEGRRGYVLTLSTREQHIKRERATSNICTNQAWCAVRAAMYMATMGHDGLINIAQTNHTNTSYFADRVNSLPNMELVFPRNFFNEVVVRVKNRHVDDLLSQLESHRILGGVPLQWFAPDYADCLLINITEMHRKSEIDRLLNAMGGTL; encoded by the coding sequence ATGAGGTTCCTGCCATTGACGGATGCTGACCGGGAATCGATGCACAACTGCCTGGGAATCAAGGATTCGGCGCAGTTATTTGCCGATATTCCAGATAAATTCCGCTTTCCCCCCCTGAACGAGATTCCTGAAGCCTTAAGTGAGAACCGCCTGCTGGAACGATTCCGTGAACTTGCCGCGGCCAACCGTCACGATGAATATCTGCCATTCCTCGGTGCCGGTGCTTACCGCCATTTCATTCCGGAAGTCGTGTCACTTCTCAGCGCCAAGGGAGAATTTCTGACACCCTATACCCCTTATCAACCTGAGGTCAGTCAGGGAAGCCTGCAAGCCATTTTTGAGTACCAGACCATGATCACGCAGCTCACCGGGATGGACCTTTCGAATGCATCTCTCTATGACGGCGGCACCGCGGCGGCGGAAGCCCTGTTGCTGATGCAACGAAAATCCCGGCGTCCCCGTATCCTGGTGGCGGAAAGCCTGCACCCCGAATACAGGGAAATCATTCAATCGTATATCCAGAATCTGGGCATTCAGACGGAAACCGTGCCTATGGATCCAGCCACCGCCCGTGTGGACCTGGAAAAGTTGAAAGCCCTGCTGAATCCGGAAACCGGGGGATTAATCTTTCAGTCTCCCAATTTCTTCGGTGTCATCGAGGAATCCGCGGCCATTGCGGAACTCACGCATTCAGTTGACGCCTACGCCGCCCAAATCGTAACCGAAGCCATGTCACTGGCGTTTCTCAAGCCGCCGGGTGAACTCGGTGTCGACCTTGTAGCCGGTGAAGCCCAGAGTTTCGGTTTGCCGCTGGGATTCGGCGGCCCATACCTGGGATTCATGGCAACCAAAACGGAATTTCTGCGTCAGCTTCCCGGCCGCATCGTCGGTGAAACGAAAGACCTGGAAGGGCGCCGCGGCTACGTGCTCACCCTCTCGACCCGTGAGCAGCACATCAAACGTGAACGAGCCACGTCAAACATCTGTACCAACCAGGCCTGGTGCGCAGTGCGAGCCGCCATGTACATGGCCACCATGGGGCACGACGGTTTAATCAACATCGCCCAGACCAATCACACCAACACCTCCTACTTCGCGGACCGGGTAAACTCCCTGCCAAACATGGAGTTGGTGTTCCCGCGCAATTTCTTTAACGAAGTGGTGGTGCGGGTTAAAAACAGGCACGTAGACGACCTGCTTTCCCAGTTGGAAAGCCACCGCATTCTGGGAGGCGTGCCATTGCAGTGGTTTGCCCCGGACTACGCGGATTGCCTGCTGATCAACATCACGGAGATGCACCGGAAAAGCGAAATTGACCGCCTGCTGAACGCCATGGGAGGTACGCTGTGA
- a CDS encoding glycine dehydrogenase subunit 2, giving the protein MNTLPELLFDKSRRGKIGYSFDSDPMPETKEYVDPELQRSDIHGFPSLSEVEIVRHYTNLSHLNHSVDSGFYPLGSCTMKYNPKVNETIAAIPSFTNAHPYTPHHLVKGNIDIMRDLEARLCAITGMKAFSLAPAAGAHGELTGMMIIRRCLSDRGNPRRIVLIPDSAHGTNPASAHFAGYSVKEIPSGPDGVLEPEALKAHLDKDVAALMLTNPNTLGIFERHICELAAALHDNGSMLYMDGANMNALLGIVRPGDLGVDVLHLNLHKTFATPHGGGGPGSGPVGVAEHLAPFLPPPVIPAADGSRPRYHIPDTIGRIKNFYGNFLVMVRALAYLMSLGRHGLRLVAEDAVLNANYIRCRLSEVLDLPYQSRTLHEVVFSDKDLPVSTLDIAKRLLDYGIHPFTIYFPLIVRGAMMIEPTETESLETLDRFIAAMKEILAEAENDADTVRNAPHNTPLRRLDEVQAARHPVLRWQPQEQE; this is encoded by the coding sequence GTGAACACCCTGCCCGAACTGTTGTTTGACAAGAGCCGACGCGGAAAGATCGGTTACTCTTTTGACTCCGATCCCATGCCGGAAACAAAGGAATATGTGGATCCTGAACTGCAGCGAAGCGACATTCACGGTTTCCCCAGTTTATCGGAAGTCGAGATCGTGCGCCACTACACCAACCTGAGCCACCTCAACCACTCCGTGGATTCGGGATTCTACCCCCTGGGGTCCTGTACCATGAAGTACAATCCCAAAGTCAACGAAACCATAGCCGCCATACCTTCATTTACAAACGCACACCCATACACACCCCACCATCTGGTAAAAGGCAATATCGATATCATGCGCGATCTGGAGGCCCGGCTGTGCGCAATCACGGGAATGAAGGCCTTCTCACTGGCCCCGGCGGCAGGCGCCCACGGCGAATTGACTGGAATGATGATAATCCGGCGCTGCTTGAGCGATCGTGGGAATCCCCGCCGTATCGTGTTGATCCCTGACTCCGCTCACGGAACAAACCCCGCGTCCGCCCATTTCGCCGGATACAGTGTAAAAGAGATCCCATCGGGTCCGGACGGCGTACTTGAGCCCGAAGCCCTCAAGGCGCATCTGGACAAGGATGTCGCCGCTCTAATGCTGACCAATCCCAATACACTGGGAATATTTGAACGGCACATATGTGAACTTGCGGCGGCCCTGCATGATAACGGCTCCATGCTGTATATGGACGGCGCAAACATGAACGCGCTGCTGGGCATCGTCCGCCCCGGGGACTTGGGTGTAGACGTCCTGCACTTGAACCTGCACAAGACTTTTGCTACGCCTCATGGCGGCGGAGGACCGGGATCCGGACCCGTCGGCGTGGCCGAACACCTGGCGCCTTTCCTGCCTCCACCCGTGATTCCCGCAGCGGACGGCTCTCGCCCCCGCTACCACATCCCCGACACCATCGGACGCATCAAGAATTTCTACGGAAATTTCCTGGTCATGGTCCGCGCCCTGGCCTACCTGATGAGCCTGGGGCGCCATGGCCTGCGCCTTGTCGCTGAAGATGCCGTGCTGAACGCAAACTACATCCGCTGCCGCCTCAGTGAAGTGTTGGACCTTCCTTATCAATCCCGCACCCTGCACGAAGTCGTGTTCTCTGATAAAGACTTACCCGTGTCAACCCTGGATATCGCCAAACGCCTGCTGGATTACGGCATTCATCCCTTTACCATTTACTTCCCGCTGATTGTTCGCGGCGCCATGATGATCGAACCCACGGAAACAGAAAGCCTGGAAACCCTTGACCGTTTTATAGCCGCCATGAAAGAGATCCTGGCGGAAGCGGAAAATGATGCGGATACGGTACGCAATGCACCCCACAACACCCCGCTGCGTCGCCTGGATGAAGTTCAGGCCGCGCGCCATCCGGTATTGAGGTGGCAACCCCAGGAACAGGAATGA
- a CDS encoding glycine--tRNA ligase subunit alpha produces MSLQDIILKLQEFWSLNGCVIASGYDLEVGAGTMTPDTFFRVLGTRPWKVAYWQPSRRPDDGRYGDNPNRVQKHNQFQVILKPIPTDGQSLYLNSLYHLGVDIRNHDIKFDEDNWASPSLGAWGVGWQVMCDGLEITQFTYFQQAGGKELNPNSLEITYGVERLASFLDRKSNIYDLEWGHKTSYRDLRHEEERQFSIYNFEAANIPMLRDTFRMYRDEATHLVENGLYLPAYDYLLKCSHTFNIMDARKAISVAERTTLMAEMRDLAGAIAGLYLKRIQPQAEPGEGEQNG; encoded by the coding sequence ATGAGCCTTCAGGATATCATCCTCAAACTTCAGGAATTCTGGTCCCTGAACGGCTGCGTAATTGCTTCAGGATATGACCTGGAAGTCGGCGCCGGCACCATGACCCCGGACACGTTCTTCCGCGTTCTGGGAACGCGCCCCTGGAAAGTCGCCTACTGGCAACCTTCGCGCCGCCCCGACGACGGACGCTATGGAGACAATCCCAACCGCGTTCAAAAACACAACCAGTTCCAGGTCATCCTAAAGCCCATTCCCACTGATGGCCAATCCCTGTATCTCAACAGCCTCTATCATCTGGGCGTAGATATCCGCAACCACGACATCAAGTTCGACGAAGACAACTGGGCGTCTCCATCACTGGGCGCCTGGGGAGTGGGTTGGCAGGTGATGTGTGACGGATTGGAAATCACCCAGTTCACCTATTTTCAGCAGGCCGGCGGCAAGGAGTTGAACCCCAATTCCCTTGAGATCACCTATGGCGTTGAGCGCCTGGCCAGTTTTCTGGATCGCAAAAGCAATATATACGACCTGGAATGGGGGCACAAAACCTCCTACCGCGATCTGCGCCATGAAGAAGAACGCCAGTTTTCCATTTACAACTTCGAAGCGGCAAACATTCCCATGCTGCGTGACACCTTCCGCATGTACCGCGACGAAGCTACGCACCTGGTGGAAAACGGCCTGTACCTGCCCGCTTATGACTACCTGCTCAAATGCTCTCACACCTTTAATATCATGGATGCCCGCAAGGCCATATCCGTGGCGGAGCGAACCACGCTTATGGCGGAAATGCGCGACCTTGCCGGAGCCATTGCCGGCCTGTACCTGAAACGGATCCAGCCTCAGGCGGAACCCGGGGAGGGTGAACAGAATGGCTGA
- a CDS encoding glycine--tRNA ligase subunit beta: MADFLFELGVEEVPVSEAPRIRDQLAGAFRMELENEHLGMDTMEVAATNRRFMVYITGLPHQASDRTEVLTGPSKRIAYDDAGNPAVPLLKFLEANGTALDDVQEVETAKGVYMAVERRHKGQKSQRVFEKAIPRILAGLTFRKAMVWNDSRVAFIRPIRNILAILDGELIAVEFAGIRSSQEIDAHPLLAEDKLEIHSYRDYIEKLHKNFVIAAEREREKIILQDAISLAADLETTVEIDMDMLRYYVFNNEYPVVFSGEFDRRYLTLPQEIISEFMRNEKKLHPLHDSSGRMINHFIGVSNVPDEHRNVAGGNEKVIKATFEDASFFWESDRTEDFPVLREKLSALVFHEGLGSFQDKSSRIQTLVAYLCRLTNNNSMTEDLKKAAEWCKNDLVTRMVGEFPSLQGIMGGLYLRETGVSESIWRPVYAHYEPRGFTQDPINHLGGGLLSICDKIDNITAFLSKGIRSSSSSDPYGIRRDANAVIKVILDLGLDFSLSDLIGHACNLLVTDETERNILMRKVENLFYIRLDNIMRENLAIRHDVAEAVITNANLQIYRLYLKTLEISEMLGTPAIQPLVILHKRVKNISRSDDEVGDVVPEQLQDQEEKVLYETLRQTEPTIHRHLELREFRAVAAEILQMKPLIDNFFDNVLVMAKQEDLRRNRIALVRKIDHTLMQVADFSRIMESE; encoded by the coding sequence ATGGCTGACTTTTTGTTTGAACTCGGCGTTGAAGAGGTTCCGGTATCCGAAGCTCCACGGATCCGCGACCAGTTGGCGGGCGCTTTCCGGATGGAACTTGAAAATGAGCACCTGGGTATGGACACAATGGAAGTTGCGGCCACCAACCGGCGCTTCATGGTGTATATCACCGGCCTGCCTCATCAGGCAAGTGACCGCACTGAAGTCTTGACCGGCCCATCCAAACGCATCGCCTACGATGATGCCGGGAACCCGGCCGTTCCCCTGCTCAAATTTCTGGAAGCCAACGGTACGGCCCTGGATGACGTTCAGGAAGTGGAAACCGCCAAAGGGGTGTATATGGCGGTTGAGCGCCGCCACAAAGGCCAGAAGTCCCAGCGCGTGTTCGAAAAAGCCATTCCACGAATCCTCGCCGGCCTGACCTTCCGCAAAGCCATGGTCTGGAACGATTCTCGAGTTGCTTTTATCCGGCCCATCCGCAACATACTGGCCATTCTGGACGGAGAGCTCATTGCCGTGGAATTCGCCGGCATTCGATCCTCCCAGGAAATCGACGCCCATCCCCTGCTGGCTGAGGACAAACTGGAGATCCACTCTTACCGGGACTACATCGAAAAACTGCACAAGAACTTCGTCATTGCCGCAGAGCGTGAACGGGAAAAGATCATCCTGCAGGATGCGATCTCGTTGGCTGCAGACCTTGAAACCACCGTTGAAATCGATATGGACATGCTGCGGTACTATGTGTTTAACAACGAGTACCCCGTGGTATTTTCAGGGGAATTCGACCGCCGCTACCTGACCCTTCCCCAGGAGATCATTTCGGAATTCATGCGCAACGAGAAAAAGCTCCATCCCCTCCACGATAGTTCCGGACGCATGATCAACCACTTCATCGGCGTATCCAACGTGCCGGATGAACACCGGAATGTGGCTGGAGGCAACGAGAAAGTCATTAAGGCCACTTTCGAGGACGCATCCTTTTTCTGGGAATCCGACCGCACGGAAGATTTCCCCGTCCTGCGCGAAAAACTCTCCGCCCTGGTATTCCACGAAGGACTGGGCTCTTTTCAGGATAAGTCCAGCCGCATTCAGACCCTGGTTGCATATCTTTGCCGTCTGACAAACAACAACTCCATGACCGAAGACCTCAAAAAAGCCGCGGAATGGTGCAAAAACGACTTGGTCACCCGCATGGTGGGCGAGTTCCCCTCTCTTCAGGGCATCATGGGCGGTCTTTACTTGAGGGAAACCGGGGTTTCCGAGTCGATCTGGCGCCCGGTCTACGCTCATTATGAACCTCGGGGTTTCACACAGGATCCCATCAACCACCTGGGTGGTGGTTTGTTGTCCATCTGCGACAAGATCGACAACATCACCGCTTTCTTATCCAAAGGCATCCGCTCATCCAGCTCCAGCGATCCCTACGGCATCCGCCGGGACGCCAATGCCGTTATCAAAGTGATCCTGGACCTGGGTCTGGATTTCAGCCTTTCAGACCTGATCGGGCATGCCTGCAACTTGCTGGTGACGGATGAAACCGAAAGAAATATCCTGATGCGGAAGGTGGAGAACCTCTTCTACATCCGCCTGGATAACATCATGCGTGAAAATCTGGCCATCCGGCACGATGTGGCCGAAGCCGTCATTACCAATGCGAATCTGCAGATCTATCGCCTTTATCTTAAAACGCTTGAGATCTCGGAAATGCTCGGCACCCCCGCGATTCAGCCCTTGGTGATCCTGCACAAACGGGTAAAGAACATCTCTCGAAGCGATGACGAAGTGGGAGATGTGGTCCCGGAACAGCTTCAGGACCAGGAAGAAAAGGTGCTTTACGAGACCCTGAGGCAAACGGAACCCACCATCCACCGCCACCTGGAACTGCGGGAATTTCGAGCCGTGGCCGCGGAAATCCTGCAAATGAAGCCGTTGATCGACAATTTCTTTGATAACGTCCTGGTCATGGCCAAGCAAGAGGATCTGCGGCGCAACCGCATCGCCCTGGTGCGCAAGATCGATCATACCCTGATGCAGGTGGCTGATTTCAGCCGTATCATGGAATCCGAGTGA
- a CDS encoding tetratricopeptide repeat protein: MKKQFVLLLIIMMISSFFLLADEKQDLWSRISQENNLEAKLTLLQEYESKFGQDQDERARLLYLNLALTTYQLKQFEKTIAFGEKALTHKDLDLKNKLNLCLWLSNSYNVTKTDLEKAHAYAEQVIALAGELKASEGKDSHGKYDKQYIAPALRIQIQTLYARGKDDPEMISQAARKGLEAYNVEPVRKNADLLFSLCNGLFNLNRKQEAVSIMEQLVEKESDNTRYISALAVWYSKMGNKDKAINYLEQAYKIRRNIKTAYNIAVLSQSKDVDKAIRYLSEAYQMNPSTQSRVYKLLRHLYYNVKTKGQTQEDQDQGFNSVLAAAKTRLNQ; this comes from the coding sequence ATGAAAAAACAATTTGTGTTGCTATTGATCATTATGATGATATCATCGTTTTTTTTGTTGGCGGATGAAAAACAGGATTTGTGGTCCAGGATCAGTCAGGAAAACAATCTGGAAGCCAAACTGACCCTGCTCCAGGAATATGAAAGCAAATTCGGCCAGGACCAGGACGAGCGGGCCCGTCTGCTCTATTTGAATCTGGCCCTGACGACTTACCAGTTAAAACAGTTTGAGAAGACCATTGCGTTCGGAGAGAAAGCCCTGACCCATAAAGACCTGGATCTGAAAAACAAACTCAACCTGTGCTTGTGGCTGTCCAATTCCTACAACGTCACCAAGACGGACTTGGAGAAAGCCCATGCGTATGCGGAACAGGTAATCGCCCTGGCCGGGGAATTAAAGGCCAGTGAGGGCAAAGATTCCCACGGAAAGTATGACAAGCAATACATCGCCCCGGCCCTGCGCATTCAAATTCAAACCCTGTATGCCCGGGGAAAAGACGATCCGGAAATGATCTCCCAGGCCGCCCGCAAGGGGCTGGAAGCCTATAACGTGGAACCAGTGCGCAAGAATGCCGACCTGCTGTTCTCTCTTTGCAACGGTTTGTTTAACCTCAACCGCAAACAAGAGGCGGTTTCAATCATGGAACAACTGGTGGAGAAAGAGTCCGATAATACCCGCTACATCAGTGCCCTGGCCGTATGGTATTCAAAGATGGGCAATAAAGACAAGGCCATCAACTACCTGGAACAGGCCTACAAAATCCGGCGCAATATCAAGACCGCTTACAACATAGCGGTTCTTTCCCAGTCTAAAGACGTGGACAAGGCCATCCGCTATCTCTCCGAGGCCTACCAGATGAATCCATCGACGCAGTCCCGGGTATATAAACTGCTCCGCCACCTCTACTACAATGTCAAGACGAAGGGGCAGACCCAGGAAGATCAGGATCAGGGATTTAACTCTGTTCTGGCTGCGGCCAAAACCCGTTTAAACCAATAG
- the radA gene encoding DNA repair protein RadA, translated as MKQRTHTLYECVECGYQSPKHYGRCPRCDAWGSLTEILPVKDSSASGGQRRGISAIPLEQVDSTRVNRRVTGIPELDRVLGDGYVPGSVILIGGEPGVGKSTLLLQICGQTGPRESPILYYSGEESDSQIKLRAERIGIPATGVHLLSMGDMEDLQDAVTRLNPRILIVDSIQTLNAGGSTTGTGSVAMMRQATAALIETAKAVDMTVFIIGHINKEGQIAGPKTLEHMVDVVLYFQGELKSDLRILRSAKNRFGPVDELGVFRMSAGGLESVADPSALFIHGRENREPGVVIFPTLNGQRALLVEIQSLVSESPFSGNPRRISVGFDAFRTAMLISVIEKKLKIPFYQHDVFINVTGGFSLRDPAADLPVLGALLSSRLNLTSPHPRTMIGEVGLTGEIRPTAWIAPRMREALQQGLTHFILPKAQSGIPEQPGMTIHPVENIYELFRLLRPAKSKH; from the coding sequence ATGAAACAGAGGACCCATACCCTGTACGAATGCGTGGAATGCGGCTACCAGAGCCCCAAACACTACGGACGTTGCCCCCGGTGTGATGCCTGGGGTTCATTGACCGAGATCCTGCCGGTGAAGGATTCGTCCGCTTCCGGCGGCCAACGTAGGGGAATTTCGGCAATCCCCCTTGAACAGGTGGATTCGACCCGCGTAAACCGCCGGGTAACCGGGATACCGGAACTTGACCGGGTGCTGGGTGACGGATATGTTCCCGGATCCGTCATCCTGATCGGCGGCGAGCCCGGAGTCGGCAAATCGACGCTGCTGCTGCAGATTTGCGGCCAGACCGGACCCCGGGAGAGTCCCATACTCTACTATTCAGGGGAGGAGTCGGACTCCCAGATCAAACTGCGAGCGGAACGCATCGGCATTCCCGCTACGGGGGTTCATTTGCTGTCCATGGGAGACATGGAAGACCTGCAGGACGCTGTAACCCGCTTGAACCCACGGATTCTGATCGTGGATTCCATCCAGACACTCAATGCCGGCGGCAGCACGACCGGAACAGGATCCGTGGCCATGATGCGTCAGGCCACCGCCGCATTGATCGAAACCGCCAAGGCCGTTGACATGACTGTTTTCATTATCGGCCACATCAACAAAGAGGGGCAGATCGCCGGTCCCAAAACCCTGGAACACATGGTGGACGTGGTGCTCTACTTCCAGGGAGAATTGAAATCGGACCTGCGCATCCTGCGCTCTGCAAAAAACCGTTTCGGCCCTGTAGATGAACTGGGAGTGTTCCGCATGAGCGCCGGCGGTCTGGAATCCGTTGCGGACCCCTCGGCCCTGTTCATCCATGGCCGGGAAAACCGCGAACCGGGAGTGGTCATCTTCCCTACGCTCAATGGACAACGGGCCCTATTGGTCGAGATCCAGTCTCTGGTATCGGAAAGCCCGTTCAGCGGCAACCCGCGACGCATTTCGGTGGGATTCGACGCATTCCGCACCGCCATGCTGATATCCGTAATTGAAAAAAAACTGAAGATTCCTTTTTATCAACACGATGTGTTTATCAACGTAACCGGGGGCTTCTCGCTGCGGGACCCGGCTGCCGACCTTCCCGTACTGGGCGCCCTGTTATCCAGCCGTCTCAACCTGACTTCCCCCCATCCACGAACCATGATCGGCGAAGTCGGCCTGACCGGTGAAATCCGGCCCACTGCCTGGATCGCTCCCAGAATGCGCGAAGCCCTGCAACAGGGGTTGACCCATTTCATTCTGCCCAAAGCCCAATCCGGAATCCCCGAGCAACCCGGTATGACGATCCATCCAGTGGAAAACATTTACGAACTCTTTCGCCTGTTGCGTCCGGCCAAAAGCAAGCACTAG
- a CDS encoding HU family DNA-binding protein, whose product MNKTELVKAIAEKSNLKVTDTEKLVNAFIDTVSDELKQKGKVTLVGFGTFSVSHRKSRTGVNPKTGAKLTIKSKDVPVFKPGKALKDLIN is encoded by the coding sequence ATGAACAAAACCGAACTGGTTAAAGCGATTGCGGAAAAGTCAAACCTTAAGGTCACGGACACGGAAAAACTGGTTAACGCTTTCATCGACACCGTTTCCGATGAGCTGAAACAGAAAGGCAAAGTCACCCTGGTTGGCTTTGGTACTTTCAGCGTTTCCCACCGCAAATCCCGGACCGGCGTTAACCCCAAAACCGGAGCCAAGCTGACGATAAAGTCAAAGGACGTCCCGGTTTTCAAACCGGGGAAAGCCCTGAAAGATTTGATCAACTGA